One Sodalis praecaptivus DNA segment encodes these proteins:
- the uvrA gene encoding excinuclease ABC subunit UvrA, translating into MDKIEVRGARTHNLKNISLVIPRDKLIVITGLSGSGKSSLAFDTLYAEGQRRYVESLSAYARQFLSLMEKPDVDHIEGLSPAISIEQKSTSHNPRSTVGTITEIHDYLRLLYARVGEPRCPDHDVPLAAQTVSQMVDNVLSQPEGKRLMLLAPIVKERKGEHSKTLENLAAQGYIRARIDGEVCDLSDPPKLELQKKHTIEVVVDRFKVREDLAQRLAESFDTALGLSGGTAVVADMDDEKAEELLFSANFACPICGYSMPELEPRLFSFNNPAGACPTCDGLGVQQYFDPDRVLQNQDISLAGGAIRGWDRRNFYYFQMLRSLAEHYKFDVEAPFHALSPTVQQKILFGSGKENIEFKYINDRGDTSVRRHPFEGVLPNMERRYKETESTAVREELAKYISNRPCATCGGTRLRREARHVFVEHTTLPEISEMGIGHALAFFDEMKLSGQRAKIAEKVLKEIRDRLKFLVNVGLNYLSLSRSAETLSGGEAQRIRLASQIGAGLVGVMYVLDEPSIGLHQRDNERLLETLVHLRDLGNTVIVVEHDEDAIRAADHIIDIGPGAGVHGGEVVAEGTAEEIMAHPASLTGQFLSGKQEIAIPQARIPADPTRVLKLVGARGNNLKDVTLTLPVGLFTCITGVSGSGKSTLINDTLFPVAQRQLNGATTTEVAPYREVQGLEHFDKVIDIDQSPIGRTPRSNPATYTGVFTPVRELFAGVPESRARGYTPGRFSFNVRGGRCEACQGDGVIKVEMHFLPDIYVPCDHCKGQRYNRETLEVKYKGKNIHQVLEMTIEEAREFFDAVPALARKLQTLIDVGLSYIRLGQSATTLSGGEAQRVKLARELSKRGTGQTLYILDEPTTGLHFADIQQLLAVLHQLRDQGNTIVVIEHNLDVIKTADWIVDLGPEGGNGGGEILVAGTPETVAACKASHTARFLRPILERALQKA; encoded by the coding sequence ATGGATAAGATTGAAGTTCGTGGTGCTCGTACCCATAACCTGAAAAACATCAGTCTGGTGATACCCCGCGATAAATTGATAGTAATTACCGGCTTATCAGGCTCGGGAAAATCATCGCTGGCGTTTGATACGCTCTATGCCGAGGGTCAGCGTCGCTATGTGGAATCGCTTTCTGCCTATGCCCGGCAGTTTCTGTCGTTGATGGAAAAACCGGATGTGGATCATATCGAAGGGCTGTCGCCCGCCATCTCGATTGAGCAAAAATCCACGTCCCATAATCCGCGCTCGACGGTGGGCACGATCACCGAAATCCACGATTATCTGCGTCTGTTGTACGCCCGCGTCGGCGAGCCGCGCTGCCCGGACCATGACGTTCCGCTGGCGGCGCAGACCGTTAGCCAGATGGTGGATAATGTGCTGTCGCAGCCGGAAGGCAAACGGCTGATGCTCCTGGCGCCCATCGTGAAAGAGCGCAAGGGGGAGCACAGCAAAACGCTGGAAAACTTGGCGGCGCAGGGCTATATCCGGGCGCGTATCGACGGGGAGGTCTGCGATTTGTCGGATCCGCCGAAACTCGAGCTGCAAAAAAAACATACTATCGAAGTCGTGGTCGATCGTTTCAAAGTGCGCGAGGATCTCGCCCAGCGCCTGGCGGAATCTTTTGACACCGCGCTCGGTCTCTCGGGTGGTACCGCGGTAGTGGCGGATATGGATGACGAAAAAGCGGAAGAGTTGCTGTTTTCCGCCAACTTCGCCTGCCCGATCTGCGGCTATAGCATGCCCGAGCTGGAACCCCGGCTTTTCTCTTTCAACAACCCGGCCGGCGCCTGCCCCACCTGCGACGGGCTCGGCGTGCAGCAGTACTTCGACCCCGACCGGGTTTTGCAAAATCAGGACATCTCCCTGGCCGGCGGCGCCATTCGCGGCTGGGATCGGCGCAACTTCTATTATTTTCAGATGCTGCGCTCGTTGGCCGAACACTATAAGTTCGACGTTGAGGCGCCGTTCCATGCGCTGAGTCCGACGGTTCAGCAAAAAATTCTTTTCGGGTCCGGCAAGGAAAATATCGAATTCAAATATATCAACGATCGCGGCGACACCTCGGTGCGGCGCCACCCGTTTGAAGGGGTGCTGCCGAACATGGAGCGCCGCTATAAGGAAACCGAGTCCACCGCGGTGCGCGAAGAGCTGGCCAAATATATCAGCAACCGCCCCTGCGCCACCTGCGGCGGGACCCGTCTGCGGCGCGAAGCCCGCCACGTCTTCGTGGAGCACACTACCCTGCCGGAAATTTCTGAGATGGGCATCGGCCATGCGCTGGCATTTTTCGACGAGATGAAACTGAGCGGTCAGCGCGCCAAGATCGCTGAAAAAGTATTAAAGGAGATCCGCGATCGGCTGAAGTTTCTGGTCAACGTCGGTCTGAACTACCTTTCCCTGTCGCGTTCGGCGGAAACGCTTTCCGGCGGCGAGGCGCAGCGCATCCGTTTGGCCAGCCAGATTGGCGCCGGCCTGGTGGGCGTGATGTATGTGCTGGATGAACCCTCCATCGGTTTGCATCAGCGCGATAACGAGCGATTACTGGAAACCCTGGTGCATCTGCGCGATCTCGGCAATACGGTGATCGTGGTGGAGCACGACGAGGACGCTATTCGCGCCGCCGATCATATTATCGATATCGGCCCGGGCGCCGGCGTTCACGGCGGAGAGGTGGTGGCCGAAGGCACCGCCGAGGAGATCATGGCCCATCCGGCGTCGCTGACCGGCCAGTTCCTCAGCGGCAAGCAGGAAATTGCCATTCCGCAGGCGCGCATTCCGGCGGATCCCACCCGGGTATTGAAGCTGGTCGGCGCGCGCGGCAATAACCTTAAGGACGTGACGCTGACCCTGCCGGTGGGGCTATTTACCTGCATCACCGGCGTTTCCGGCTCGGGCAAATCGACGCTTATCAACGACACGCTGTTCCCGGTAGCGCAGCGCCAGCTCAACGGCGCGACCACTACCGAAGTGGCGCCCTATCGCGAAGTGCAGGGCCTGGAACATTTCGATAAAGTCATTGATATCGATCAGAGCCCTATCGGCCGAACGCCGCGCTCCAATCCCGCGACCTACACGGGCGTGTTTACGCCTGTGCGCGAATTGTTCGCCGGCGTGCCGGAATCCCGCGCCCGCGGTTATACGCCCGGCCGTTTCAGCTTCAACGTGCGCGGCGGGCGCTGCGAAGCTTGCCAGGGCGATGGCGTCATCAAGGTGGAAATGCACTTCCTGCCGGATATTTATGTGCCCTGCGATCATTGCAAGGGCCAGCGCTACAACCGTGAAACCCTGGAAGTGAAATATAAGGGCAAGAATATCCACCAGGTGCTGGAGATGACCATCGAGGAAGCGCGCGAGTTTTTCGACGCTGTTCCCGCCCTGGCGCGCAAACTGCAAACGCTGATAGATGTCGGTCTGTCCTATATTCGCTTAGGGCAATCCGCCACCACGCTGTCCGGCGGCGAGGCGCAGCGGGTCAAGCTGGCGCGCGAGCTGTCCAAGCGTGGCACCGGCCAAACGCTGTATATCCTCGACGAGCCGACGACCGGCCTACACTTCGCCGATATTCAGCAATTGCTGGCGGTGCTGCATCAGTTGCGGGATCAGGGCAATACCATCGTGGTAATTGAGCATAACCTGGACGTGATCAAAACCGCCGATTGGATCGTCGATCTTGGCCCGGAAGGCGGTAACGGCGGCGGTGAAATTCTGGTGGCCGGCACGCCGGAAACGGTGGCGGCCTGTAAAGCGTCCCATACGGCGCGCTTCCTGCGCCCCATTCTCGAGCGCGCGTTGCAAAAAGCTTAG
- a CDS encoding MmcQ/YjbR family DNA-binding protein — protein sequence MDQSTLLSYCMTKPGAVQSVRQEWQANQIKVGEVMFAMTHTVDGRPAVSLKSSAEMAEALRSAFNAAVPGERLNKAHWSTLFLDGDIPDSQFYQLVDASWQWAVAGLPEATRQTLNI from the coding sequence ATGGATCAATCGACGCTGTTGAGTTATTGCATGACCAAACCGGGCGCGGTACAGAGCGTACGCCAGGAGTGGCAGGCAAACCAGATTAAAGTCGGAGAGGTGATGTTTGCTATGACCCATACCGTGGACGGCAGACCGGCGGTATCGCTGAAAAGCAGCGCCGAAATGGCTGAGGCATTACGCAGCGCGTTTAATGCGGCGGTGCCGGGCGAGCGGCTGAATAAAGCCCACTGGAGCACGCTGTTTCTTGACGGTGATATCCCTGATTCACAATTTTATCAACTGGTGGATGCTTCCTGGCAATGGGCGGTAGCGGGCCTGCCGGAAGCGACGCGCCAAACGCTGAATATCTGA
- a CDS encoding secondary thiamine-phosphate synthase enzyme YjbQ — MWYQQTLTLKAQPRGFHLVTDEIVSQLTSLSAVRRGLLHLLLQHTSASLTLNENCDPTVRTDMENHFLRQVPESAPYQHDYEGADDMPAHIKSSLLGTSLLLPVGHGTLLLGTWQGIWLGEHRNRGGGRRIVATLQGE; from the coding sequence ATGTGGTACCAACAAACCCTGACTTTGAAAGCCCAACCGCGCGGCTTTCATCTGGTCACCGATGAAATCGTTTCCCAATTGACGTCGTTGAGCGCTGTCCGTCGCGGGCTGCTTCATTTATTGCTGCAACATACTTCCGCTTCGCTGACGCTAAATGAAAATTGCGATCCCACCGTCCGAACCGACATGGAAAACCATTTTTTACGTCAGGTTCCGGAATCGGCCCCCTACCAGCACGATTATGAAGGGGCGGATGACATGCCGGCACATATCAAATCTTCTCTGCTTGGCACCTCACTGTTATTGCCCGTTGGTCATGGCACGCTGTTGTTGGGCACTTGGCAGGGAATTTGGCTGGGTGAGCATCGTAATCGCGGCGGTGGCCGACGTATCGTCGCCACATTACAGGGGGAATAA
- a CDS encoding aromatic amino acid transaminase, which yields MFQNVDAYAGDPILTLMETYKQDPRPDRVNLSIGLYYNEQAIIPQLRAVAEAQAMLLARPALSSSSYLPMEGLSTYRSATQALLFGEDHPMRNAQRIATIQTVGGSGALKVGADFLKCYFPDSQVWVSSPTWENHVAIFTGAGFQVNRYPYFDGEKLGVNFDAMLACFQQLPQRSIVLLHPCCHNPTGSDLTRSEWDRIIEVVAERQLIPFLDIAYQGFGDGLEEDAYAVREMARLGLPCLVSHSFSKIFSLYSERVGELSIVCDSANEAERVLGQLKATVRRNYSSPPNFGAQVVAQVLNEPALNALWREEVAAMRLRILAMRQSLVAALKVALPEHQFDYLLRQRGMFSYTGLSPAQVAHLREVYGVYLIDSGRMCLAGLNTANVGKVAQAFAAVQ from the coding sequence GTGTTCCAAAATGTTGATGCTTATGCGGGAGACCCCATCCTTACGCTGATGGAAACCTATAAACAGGATCCGCGCCCTGATAGGGTCAATCTAAGCATCGGTCTTTATTACAACGAACAGGCGATTATCCCGCAACTGCGGGCGGTGGCCGAGGCGCAGGCCATGCTGCTCGCCCGCCCGGCGCTAAGCTCCTCCTCCTATTTGCCGATGGAAGGGTTGTCAACCTACCGCAGCGCCACCCAGGCGCTGCTGTTCGGAGAGGACCATCCGATGCGCAACGCGCAGCGGATCGCCACGATTCAGACCGTGGGCGGGTCAGGGGCACTGAAAGTCGGCGCGGATTTCCTGAAGTGTTACTTTCCCGACTCCCAGGTCTGGGTCAGCAGCCCAACATGGGAAAACCACGTGGCCATTTTCACCGGCGCCGGATTCCAGGTTAATCGTTATCCTTATTTCGACGGTGAGAAACTGGGCGTCAATTTTGACGCGATGCTGGCCTGTTTTCAGCAATTGCCGCAGCGGAGCATTGTGCTGCTGCATCCGTGCTGCCATAACCCGACCGGCTCGGACCTGACCCGGTCCGAATGGGATCGAATCATCGAGGTGGTGGCGGAACGTCAGCTCATTCCTTTCCTGGATATCGCCTACCAAGGGTTCGGCGACGGGTTGGAGGAAGATGCTTATGCGGTGCGTGAAATGGCGCGCCTGGGGTTGCCTTGCCTAGTAAGCCACTCTTTCTCCAAAATTTTCTCCCTTTATAGTGAGCGGGTGGGCGAGCTGTCGATTGTGTGCGATAGCGCGAACGAAGCCGAGCGCGTGCTGGGCCAATTAAAGGCGACCGTGCGCCGCAACTACTCCAGTCCGCCGAACTTTGGCGCTCAAGTGGTGGCGCAGGTGCTGAACGAGCCGGCACTCAATGCTCTGTGGCGTGAGGAGGTGGCGGCGATGCGCCTGCGTATTCTGGCAATGCGCCAGAGCCTGGTGGCGGCGCTAAAGGTCGCGCTACCCGAACATCAATTCGACTATTTGCTGCGTCAGCGGGGCATGTTCAGCTATACCGGCCTCAGCCCGGCCCAGGTGGCGCATTTGCGCGAAGTGTACGGCGTCTATCTGATCGACAGCGGCCGGATGTGTCTGGCCGGGCTGAATACCGCTAACGTCGGCAAAGTGGCCCAAGCCTTCGCGGCCGTGCAGTAG
- the dnaB gene encoding replicative DNA helicase, translated as MSEKKPSNKANFPRDRQVEGLKMPPHSLEAEQSVLGGLMLDNERWDNVAERVTGNDFFNRPHRLIFNEMQRLLELGKPIDLITLSESLEQKGELDAVGGFAYLAELSKNTPSAANISAYADIVRERAVVREMIAVAHEIADAGYDPQGRSSEDLLDLAESRVFQIAENRASKDEGPKSIDRILEDTVARIEQLYQKPHDGVTGVSSGYLDLDKKTAGLQKSDLIIVAARPSMGKTTFAMNLCENAAMTEGKPVLIFSLEMPGEQIMMRMLASLSRVDQTRIRTGQLDDEDWARISSTMGILLEKRNMYIDDSSGLTPTEVRSRARRVFREHDGLSLIMIDYLQLMRVPSLSDNRTLEIAEISRSLKALAKELQVPVVALSQLNRSLEQRADKRPVNSDLRESGSIEQDADLIMFIYRDEVYHENSDMKGIAEIILGKQRNGPIGTVRLTFNGQWSRFDNYAGPQYDDE; from the coding sequence ATGTCAGAAAAAAAACCGTCTAACAAAGCAAATTTTCCCCGCGACCGTCAGGTTGAAGGTCTGAAGATGCCGCCCCATTCGCTGGAAGCGGAGCAGTCGGTGCTGGGCGGTTTGATGCTGGATAACGAACGCTGGGACAACGTCGCCGAACGTGTGACCGGCAACGATTTTTTTAACCGCCCGCACCGTCTTATCTTCAACGAGATGCAGCGTCTGTTGGAGCTGGGCAAGCCTATCGATCTGATCACGCTTTCGGAATCTCTCGAACAAAAAGGGGAATTGGACGCCGTTGGCGGGTTCGCCTATCTGGCGGAGCTCTCGAAAAATACCCCCAGCGCCGCGAATATTTCCGCTTATGCCGATATTGTGCGCGAACGGGCCGTGGTGCGGGAAATGATCGCCGTCGCCCATGAGATAGCCGATGCCGGTTACGATCCCCAGGGACGCAGCAGCGAGGATCTGCTGGATCTGGCGGAGTCGCGGGTTTTCCAAATAGCCGAGAACCGCGCCAGTAAAGATGAAGGCCCGAAGAGCATCGACCGTATTCTTGAAGATACGGTGGCGCGCATCGAACAGCTTTACCAGAAGCCGCACGACGGCGTCACCGGCGTTTCCAGCGGCTATTTGGACCTGGATAAAAAGACCGCCGGCCTGCAAAAGTCGGATTTGATCATCGTCGCCGCGCGCCCGTCCATGGGGAAAACCACCTTTGCCATGAACCTATGCGAAAACGCTGCCATGACCGAGGGCAAACCGGTGCTGATCTTTAGCCTGGAGATGCCCGGCGAGCAGATCATGATGCGTATGCTGGCGTCGCTCTCGCGCGTCGATCAAACCCGGATTCGTACCGGCCAGCTGGACGATGAGGATTGGGCGCGCATTTCCAGCACCATGGGGATCCTGCTGGAAAAACGCAACATGTATATTGATGACTCGTCAGGGTTGACCCCGACAGAAGTGCGATCGCGCGCGCGGCGGGTATTTCGCGAACACGATGGCCTGAGTCTGATCATGATCGACTATCTCCAACTGATGCGCGTACCGTCGCTGTCCGATAACCGTACCCTGGAAATCGCGGAAATCTCCCGGTCGTTGAAGGCGCTGGCTAAAGAGCTGCAGGTGCCGGTGGTGGCGCTGTCGCAGCTGAACCGAAGCTTGGAACAACGCGCCGATAAGCGCCCCGTCAACTCCGATTTACGTGAGTCCGGTTCAATCGAGCAGGATGCCGACCTGATTATGTTTATCTACCGCGATGAGGTCTATCACGAGAATAGCGATATGAAGGGGATTGCTGAAATTATTCTCGGTAAGCAGCGTAACGGCCCTATCGGCACCGTGCGGCTAACCTTTAACGGACAATGGTCACGATTCGACAATTATGCCGGCCCGCAATATGACGATGAGTGA